Proteins encoded in a region of the Prunus persica cultivar Lovell chromosome G4, Prunus_persica_NCBIv2, whole genome shotgun sequence genome:
- the LOC18780660 gene encoding allantoate deiminase isoform X1, which yields MATVTRVTKIIHHSAIDPSSIFTSCFRNSLVFVCYLVLVLSSNISPSFGLFEDENRGSDLYPEILRDEVVARLHQLGGVSDGDGYLERTFMSPAAVRAGNLIREWMEDAGLRTWVDSLGNVHGRVEGRNASAEALLMGSHLDTVVDAGKFDGSLGIISVLAALKVLNINGKLGELSRPVEVIAFSDEEGVRFQSTFLGSAAVAGILPVSALKITDKSDLTIQDALKKNSIEITEENLLHLKYDPKSVWGYVEIHIEQGPVLEWVGFPLAVVKGIAGQTRLKVTMRGSQGHAGTVPMSMRHDPMAAAAEAIVLLESLCKHPQDFLSFDGHCKSFSMESLSTSLVCTVGEISTWPSASNVIPGQVTFTVDLRTIDDMGREAVVYEFSNRMYQICDKRSVSCTIDRKHDADAVICDSELSSKLKSATYIGLKRMTGAAIQDEIPVVMSGAGHDAMALSHLTKVGMLFVRCRGGISHSPEEHVLDDDVWASGLAILAFIETQM from the exons ATGGCAACTGTTACACGTGTCACCAAGATAATCCATCATTCAGCCATTGATCCCAGCTCCATTTTCACCAGCTGTTTCCGTAATTCATTGGTCTTCGTTTGCTATTTGGTGCTTGTGCTTTCTTCAAACATTTCTCCCTCTTTCGGgctttttg aagatgaaaacagAGGGAGTGATTTGTACCCAGAAATTTTGAGGGATGAAGTTGTGGCAAGACTCCATCAGCTTGGAGGG GTAAGTGATGGTGATGGATATCTTGAGAGGACATTCATGAGCCCAGCGGCTGTGAGGGCAGGAAATCTTATCCGGGAATGGATGGAAGATGCGGGTTTGAGAAC GTGGGTTGATTCCTTGGGAAACGTACATGGTCGAGTTGAGGGAAGGAATGCTAGTGCTGAAGCTCTGTTAATGGGTTCCCATTTG GATACTGTTGTTGATGCTGGGAAATTTGATGGTTCATTAGGCATCATTTCTGTGTTAGCTGCATTAAAGGTTTTGAATATCAATGGGAAGTTGGGAGAACTAAGCCGGCCAGTTGAG GTAATAGCATTTAGTGATGAAGAGGGAGTAAGGTTTCAGTCTACATTCTTAGGCAGCGCTGCTGTAGCCGGAATTTTGCCAGTTTCAGCACTTAAAATAACCGATAAAAG TGATTTAACAATTCAAGATGCTCTTAAGAAGAACTCCATAGAAATTACAGAGGAGAACTTGTTGCACCTCAAATATGACCCGAAGTCAGTCTGGGGTTATGTTGAG ATTCATATTGAACAAGGACCTGTACTAGAATGGGTTGGCTTTCCTCTAGCAGTGGTTAAAGGCATAGCTGGACAGACACGACTAAAG GTTACAATGAGAGGCTCTCAGGGGCATGCTGGAACAGTGCCAATGTCTATGCGACATGACCCTATGGCCGCTGCCGCTGAAGCGATTGTGTTATTAGAAAGTTTATGTAAACATCCTCAAGATTTTCTGTCTTTTGATGGCCATTGTAAAAGTTTCTCAATGGAATCACTTTCTACTTCACTAGTTTGTACTGTTGGAGAGATATCAACTTGGCCGAGTGCAAGCAATGTCATTCCAGGCCAG GTAACGTTCACCGTAGATTTGCGCACTATAGATGATATGGGACGTGAAGCTGttgtttatgaattttctaaCCGAATGTATCAAATATGTGATAAACGTTCAGTTTCTTGTACAATTGATCGTAAG CATGATGCAGATGCAGTCATTTGTGATTCTGAGTTGAGTTCAAAGCTAAAGTCTGCAACTTATATTGGACTCAAGAGAATGACAGGTGCTGCCATTCAGGATGAAATTCCTGTTGTGATGAGCGGAGCAGGACATGATGCAATGGCTCTGTCTCATTTAACCAAg GTGGGAATGCTTTTTGTGCGCTGTCGAGGAGGCATAAGTCACTCCCCTGAAGAGCATGTATTGGATGATGATGTTTGGGCGTCTGGTTTGGCAATTTTGGCCTTCATAGAGACTCAGATgtga
- the LOC109948528 gene encoding probable LRR receptor-like serine/threonine-protein kinase At4g36180, with product MDTSYSNLFNPLYISHFLFLLFLASSCLHTSSHFCFCLVDGVPSTGSVRSCIEEERSALLSFKQDLKDPSGRLSSWAGRDCCQWQGISCNRNGHVAKLNLRNPYDWKTEDFNIQDPHSYVWRYDERWDELAYHEESYLGGKINPSLLSLKYLNYLDLSCNDFDGIHIPKFFGELKSLRYLNISHASFSGEIPPSLGNLSKLNYLDFDISSDYVSSMHSKSLNWLSHLSSLKYLNLNGVNLSSTGVPNVLHHVNLLPSLLELHLPNCLIDSNPLSVLDLSNNSFNTSSFPSWLFNLTSLRKLDLSHNSFHGRIPRVIGNMCKLKFLSLSGNGFYGEKIEEFWGSLSNCPNNTIALESLDLSSCGLEGQLPDSLGMLTSLQHLNLENLLLWGSIPESIGNLSSLKTLDLSSNNMNGSIPESLGKLSELVKLDLSWNSWEGILTEAHFINLTRLKAISISSELEEMPMSLVLNVTYDWVPPFKLHALNIRDCRVGRGFWVLLQSQSELVYVSLRNTFISGSISEEWLSKISSQVKLLDLSYNNFSGRLPLQLKFPKLSRINLGHNQLEGPLPIWPTNASFLDLQSNLFSGPIPSNLDQLMPELTHLDVSENYLNGTIPLSICNMEDMRIISLRNNQLFGEFPQQWSSWNIFSIDVSHNNLFGE from the exons ATGGATACTTCGTATTCAAACTTATTCAACCCTCTCTATATTTCTCACtttttgttccttttgtttttggcatCTTCATGTCTGCACACTAGCAGTCACTTCTGTTTCTGTTTGGTTGATGGAGTTCCAAGCACTGGTAGTGTGAGATCATgcatcgaggaagagagaagtgCGCTTCTCAGTTTTAAACAGGATCTCAAGGATCCCTCTGGAAGGCTTTCTTCTTGGGCGGGTCGCGATTGCTGTCAATGGCAAGGGATTTCGTGTAACCGCAATGGTCATGTGGCCAAGCTGAACCTCCGAAATCCATATGACTGGAAAACTGAAGATTTCAACATCCAGGATCCACATTCATATGTTTGGAGGTATGATGAAAGGTGGGACGAGTTGGCTTATCATGAGGAGTCTTATTTGGGGGGTAAGATAAATCCTTCTTTGCTTAGCttgaaatatttaaattatctGGATCTAAGCTGCAATGATTTTGATGGGATTCACATTCCTAAGTTCTTTGGGGAGCTTAAAAGTCTGAGGTATCTCAATATATCCCATGCATCATTTTCGGGAGAGATTCCCCCTTCTCTCGGTAACTTGTCAAAATTGAACTATCTTGACTTTGATATCTCTTCTGATTATGTTAGCTCAATGCATTCCAAAAGCTTGAATTGGCTTTCTCATCTCTCTTCCCTAAAATACCTCAATCTCAATGGAGTGAATCTTAGCAGCACAGGAGTTCCAAATGTGCTGCATCATGTTAACTTGCTTCCTTCTTTACTGGAGTTACACTTACCTAATTGCTTGATTGATAGCAATCCACTATCGGTCCTTGATctgtcaaataattccttcaATACTTCTTCATTTCCCAGCTGGCTTTTCAATCTTACGAGCCTCAGAAAACTTGATTTAAGCCATAATTCTTTCCATGGTCGAATTCCAAGAGTCATTGGAAATATGTGCAAACTGAAGTTTTTAAGTCTTAGTGGGAACGGATTTTAtggagagaaaattgaagagTTTTGGGGGAGTTTgtcaaactgtccaaataataCAATAGCATTAGAATCACTAGATTTGTCTTCTTGTGGGCTCGAAGGCCAACTGCCGGACTCCTTAGGAATGTTAACAAGTTTGCAGCATCTCAACCTCGAGAATCTCTTACTTTGGGGTTCAATTCCAGAATCTATTGGAAACTTGTCATCCTTGAAAACATTGGACCTGTCTAGTAATAATATGAACGGCTCAATTCcagaaagtttgggaaaactTTCCGAGCTAGTTAAACTAGATCTTTCTTGGAATTCATGGGAAGGCATTCTAACGGAAGCCCATTTCATAAATCTCACCAGATTAAAAGCCATTTCAATATCCAGTGAGTTGGAAGAAATGCCCATGTCCCTTGTTTTAAACGTGACTTATGATTGGGTCCCTCCTTTCAAGCTCCACGCACTTAACATTAGAGACTGCAGAGTAGGTCGTGGTTTTTGGGTATTGCTTCAATCTCAAAGTGAACTAGTATATGTCAGCCTTCGTAATACTTTCATCTCGGGTTCCATATCAGAGGAATGGTTGTCAAAGATatcttctcaagtcaaacttTTGGATTTATCTTACAACAACTTCAGTGGAAGGCTTCCATTACAATTGAAGTTTCCAAAGCTATCTCGTATCAATTTGGGTCATAATCAATTGGAGGGCCCACTTCCAATTTGGCCCACTAATGCCTCCTTCTTAGATCTTCaaagcaatttattttctgGGCCAATTCCCTCCAATTTAGATCAATTGATGCCCGAATTGACTCATCTTGATGTTTCTGAGAATTATTTGAATGGTACTATTCCACTCTCTATTTGCAACATGGAGGATATGAGAATCATTTCACTAAGAAACAATCAACTATTTGGAGAGTTCCCTCAACAGTGGAGTTCGTGGAATATATTCAGTATTGATGTCTCACACAACAATCTTTTCG gtgaataa
- the LOC18780660 gene encoding allantoate deiminase isoform X3 has product MATVTRVTKIIHHSAIDPSSIFTSCFRNSLVFVCYLVLVLSSNISPSFGLFEDENRGSDLYPEILRDEVVARLHQLGGVSDGDGYLERTFMSPAAVRAGNLIREWMEDAGLRTWVDSLGNVHGRVEGRNASAEALLMGSHLDTVVDAGKFDGSLGIISVLAALKVLNINGKLGELSRPVEVIAFSDEEGVRFQSTFLGSAAVAGILPVSALKITDKSDLTIQDALKKNSIEITEENLLHLKYDPKSVWGYVEIHIEQGPVLEWVGFPLAVVKGIAGQTRLKVTMRGSQGHAGTVPMSMRHDPMAAAAEAIVLLESLCKHPQDFLSFDGHCKSFSMESLSTSLVCTVGEISTWPSASNVIPGQHDADAVICDSELSSKLKSATYIGLKRMTGAAIQDEIPVVMSGAGHDAMALSHLTKVGMLFVRCRGGISHSPEEHVLDDDVWASGLAILAFIETQM; this is encoded by the exons ATGGCAACTGTTACACGTGTCACCAAGATAATCCATCATTCAGCCATTGATCCCAGCTCCATTTTCACCAGCTGTTTCCGTAATTCATTGGTCTTCGTTTGCTATTTGGTGCTTGTGCTTTCTTCAAACATTTCTCCCTCTTTCGGgctttttg aagatgaaaacagAGGGAGTGATTTGTACCCAGAAATTTTGAGGGATGAAGTTGTGGCAAGACTCCATCAGCTTGGAGGG GTAAGTGATGGTGATGGATATCTTGAGAGGACATTCATGAGCCCAGCGGCTGTGAGGGCAGGAAATCTTATCCGGGAATGGATGGAAGATGCGGGTTTGAGAAC GTGGGTTGATTCCTTGGGAAACGTACATGGTCGAGTTGAGGGAAGGAATGCTAGTGCTGAAGCTCTGTTAATGGGTTCCCATTTG GATACTGTTGTTGATGCTGGGAAATTTGATGGTTCATTAGGCATCATTTCTGTGTTAGCTGCATTAAAGGTTTTGAATATCAATGGGAAGTTGGGAGAACTAAGCCGGCCAGTTGAG GTAATAGCATTTAGTGATGAAGAGGGAGTAAGGTTTCAGTCTACATTCTTAGGCAGCGCTGCTGTAGCCGGAATTTTGCCAGTTTCAGCACTTAAAATAACCGATAAAAG TGATTTAACAATTCAAGATGCTCTTAAGAAGAACTCCATAGAAATTACAGAGGAGAACTTGTTGCACCTCAAATATGACCCGAAGTCAGTCTGGGGTTATGTTGAG ATTCATATTGAACAAGGACCTGTACTAGAATGGGTTGGCTTTCCTCTAGCAGTGGTTAAAGGCATAGCTGGACAGACACGACTAAAG GTTACAATGAGAGGCTCTCAGGGGCATGCTGGAACAGTGCCAATGTCTATGCGACATGACCCTATGGCCGCTGCCGCTGAAGCGATTGTGTTATTAGAAAGTTTATGTAAACATCCTCAAGATTTTCTGTCTTTTGATGGCCATTGTAAAAGTTTCTCAATGGAATCACTTTCTACTTCACTAGTTTGTACTGTTGGAGAGATATCAACTTGGCCGAGTGCAAGCAATGTCATTCCAGGCCAG CATGATGCAGATGCAGTCATTTGTGATTCTGAGTTGAGTTCAAAGCTAAAGTCTGCAACTTATATTGGACTCAAGAGAATGACAGGTGCTGCCATTCAGGATGAAATTCCTGTTGTGATGAGCGGAGCAGGACATGATGCAATGGCTCTGTCTCATTTAACCAAg GTGGGAATGCTTTTTGTGCGCTGTCGAGGAGGCATAAGTCACTCCCCTGAAGAGCATGTATTGGATGATGATGTTTGGGCGTCTGGTTTGGCAATTTTGGCCTTCATAGAGACTCAGATgtga
- the LOC18780837 gene encoding probable LRR receptor-like serine/threonine-protein kinase At4g36180, with amino-acid sequence MDTLYSNLFNPPYISHFLLLLFLASSYLHTSSHFCFCLVDGVPSTGTVRSCIEEERSALLSFKQDLKDPSGRLSSWAGRDCCQWRGISCNNRTGHVAKANLRNQYPYVLYDEEWDELAYNQSCLGGKINPSLLSLKYLNYLDLSYNDFDGIHIPKFFGELKSLRYLNISSTSFSGEIPHSLGNLSELNYLDLGFSYSISLYSTNLNWLSHLSSLKYLNLNGVNLSSTGVTNWQHHLNMLPSLLELHLSNCFIESLPLSVQKINFTSLSVLDLSSNYFNTSSFPSWLFNLTNLRKLDLSWNSFGGSFLRVIGSMRKLKFLSLHDNNFIGEKIEEFLRSLSNYPNHTIALESLDLSYCGLEGQLPDSIGNLSSLKTLDLSSNNMNGSIPESLGKLSELVELDLSSNSWEGILKEAHFINLTRLKALSISTDPIEKPMSLNMAYDWVAPFKLHKLGIRYCRVGPGFWKLIQSQTELLYVTLQNTSISNSIPKEWLSKISSQVQHLDLSYNNFSGRLSLQLKFPKLQDISLDHNQLEGPLPLWLPNVYNVDFQSNLFSGPIPSNLDQLMPKLIYLDVSENRLNGTIPLSICNMKDLTVISLRNNQLFGEFPQWWSLWSTISIIDVSHNNLSGNIPSSMGIPSSLEIFKVNNNNFSGEIPLSLQNCTSLLILNLGGNKFIGNLPLWIGSNVSTLEVLTLQSNLLSGHIPHHFCNLPHLHVLDLAHNNFSGTIPKCLKNMTCLVEVNDACQNVSWYAGYLGKSAITLKGKELEYDDGNLALWGNLIDLSSNNFEGEIPEQVGSLVELSTLNLSMNQLTGEIPSSIGKLRWLETLDLSHNQLSGHIPQNFSSLTSLSHLNLSYNNLIGNIPSGNQLQTLDDPSIYEDNPLLCGPPLSTVCPGDDTRSRQTFTSEDHSKDENEMFWFYVGMALGFIIGFWAVCGTLVLKKSWRYAYFKFFDNVKEKVALIIALKVARWQGRL; translated from the coding sequence ATGGATACTTTGTATTCAAACTTATTCAACCCTCCCTATATTTCTCACTTTTtgctccttttgtttttggcatCTTCATATCTGCACACTAGCAGTCACTTCTGTTTCTGTTTGGTTGATGGAGTTCCAAGCACTGGTACTGTGAGATCATgcatcgaggaagagagaagtgCGCTTCTCAGTTTTAAACAGGATCTCAAGGATCCCTCTGGAAGGCTTTCTTCTTGGGCGGGTCGCGATTGCTGTCAATGGCGAGGGATTTCGTGCAACAACCGCACCGGTCATGTGGCAAAGGCGAATCTCCGGAATCAATATCCATATGTCTTGTATGATGAAGAGTGGGACGAGTTGGCTTATAACCAGTCTTGCTTGGGGGGTAAGATAAATCCTTCTTTGCTTAGCTTGAAATATTTAAACTATCTGGATCTAAGCTACAATGATTTTGATGGGATTCACATTCCTAAGTTCTTTGGGGAGCTTAAGAGTCTGAGGTATCTCAATATATCCTCTACATCATTTTCAGGAGAGATTCCCCATTCTCTAGGTAACTTATCAGAATTGAACTATCTTGATCTCGGCTTTTCTTATAGTATCTCATTATATTCCACAAACTTGAATTGGCTTTCTCATCTCTCTTCCCTAAAATACCTCAATCTCAATGGAGTGAATCTTAGCAGCACAGGAGTTACAAATTGGCAGCATCATCTTAACATGCTTCCTTCCTTACTGGAGTTACACTTATCTAATTGCTTCATTGAAAGCCTTCCACTATCAGTACAGAAGATTAACTTCACCTCTCTTTCGGTCCTTGATCTGTCATCTAATTACTTCAATACTTCTTCATTTCCCAGCTGGCTTTTCAATCTTACCAACCTCAGAAAACTTGATTTAAGCTGGAATTCTTTCGGTGGTTCTTTTCTCAGAGTCATTGGAAGTATGCGCAAACTGAAGTTTTTAAGTCTTCATGACAACAATTTTATTGGTGAGAAAATTGAAGAGTTTTTGAGGAGTTTGTCAAATTATCCAAATCATACAATAGCATTAGAATCACTAGATTTGTCATATTGTGGGCTCGAAGGCCAACTGCCGGACTCCATAGGAAACTTGTCATCCTTGAAAACATTGGACCTATCTAGTAATAATATGAACGGCTCCATTCCAGAAAGTTTAGGAAAACTCTCTGAACTTGTTGAACTAGATCTTTCTTCGAATTCATGGGAAGGCATTCTAAAGGAAGCCCATTTTATAAATCTCACCAGATTAAAAGCTCTTTCAATATCGACGGATCCAATAGAGAAGCCCATGTCGCTCAACATGGCTTATGATTGGGTTGCCCCTTTCAAGCTCCACAAACTTGGCATTAGATACTGCAGAGTGGGTCCTGGTTTTTGGAAATTGATTCAATCTCAGACTGAACTATTATATGTCACCCTTCAGAATACTTCCATCTCGAATTCCATACCAAAGGAATGGTTGTCGAAGATATCTTCCCAAGTCCAACATTTGGATTTATCTTACAACAACTTCAGTGGAAGACTTTCATTACAATTGAAGTTTCCAAAGCTACAGGATATCAGTTTGGATCATAATCAATTGGAAGGCCCACTTCCACTTTGGCTCCCTAATGTCTACAACGTTGATTTTCaaagcaatttattttccGGGCCAATTCCCTCTAATTTAGACCAATTGATGCCCAAATTGATATATCTGGATGTTTCTGAGAATCGTTTAAATGGTACTATTCCACTCTCTATTTGCAACATGAAGGATTTGACAGTAATTTCGCTAAGAAACAATCAACTATTTGGAGAGTTCCCTCAATGGTGGAGTTTGTGGAGTACAATAAGCATTATTGATGTCTCACACAACAATCTTTCTGGTAATATTCCGAGTTCAATGGGTATCCCAAGTTCTCTTGAAATATTTAAggtgaataataataattttagtgGTGAGATTCCTTTGTCCTTACAAAATTGCACTTCTTTGCTCATACTTAATCTTGGAGGCAACAAATTCATTGGAAACCTACCTTTATGGATTGGATCAAACGTATCCACCTTGGAAGTGTTAACACTGCAATCCAACCTTTTAAGCGGGCATATCCCCCACCATTTCTGCAATCTTCCACACCTTCACGTCTTAGACCTTGCTCACAACAACTTTTCAGGTACCATTCCTAAGTGTTTGAAAAATATGACTTGTCTAGTCGAAGTTAATGATGCATGCCAGAATGTCTCCTGGTATGCGGGATATCTTGGAAAAAGTGCAATAACGTTAAAAGGGAAAGAGCTCGAATATGATGATGGAAACTTAGCCTTGTGGGGAAATTTGATTGATCTTTCGTCAAACAATTTTGAAGGTGAAATCCCTGAACAAGTAGGCAGTCTGGTTGAATTGAGTACGTTGAACTTGTCGATGAATCAATTAACTGGAGAGATTCCTTCAAGCATCGGAAAATTACGTTGGCTTGAAACTCTTGATCTCTCACACAACCAGCTTTCAGGACATATCCCTcaaaacttttcttctttaaccTCCCTATCTCACTTGAACTTATCTTACAACAACTTGATTGGAAATATACCTTCGGGAAACCAACTCCAAACCCTCGATGATCCATCTATTTATGAAGACAATCCGTTATTGTGTGGGCCTCCTCTTTCAACTGTTTGCCCTGGAGATGATACACGTTCAAGGCAGACTTTTACTTCAGAAGATCACAGTAAAGATGAAAACGAAATGTTTTGGTTTTATGTTGGCATGGCACTTGGTTTCATTATAGGCTTTTGGGCTGTTTGTGGAACGTTGGTCCTAAAGAAGTCGTGGAGGTATgcatattttaaattctttgACAACGTGAAAGAGAAAGTAGCCTTAATAATTGCATTGAAAGTAGCTCGTTGGCAAGGGAGATTATGA
- the LOC18780660 gene encoding allantoate deiminase isoform X2, translating into MATVTRVTKIIHHSAIDPSSIFTSCFRNSLVFVCYLVLVLSSNISPSFGLFDENRGSDLYPEILRDEVVARLHQLGGVSDGDGYLERTFMSPAAVRAGNLIREWMEDAGLRTWVDSLGNVHGRVEGRNASAEALLMGSHLDTVVDAGKFDGSLGIISVLAALKVLNINGKLGELSRPVEVIAFSDEEGVRFQSTFLGSAAVAGILPVSALKITDKSDLTIQDALKKNSIEITEENLLHLKYDPKSVWGYVEIHIEQGPVLEWVGFPLAVVKGIAGQTRLKVTMRGSQGHAGTVPMSMRHDPMAAAAEAIVLLESLCKHPQDFLSFDGHCKSFSMESLSTSLVCTVGEISTWPSASNVIPGQVTFTVDLRTIDDMGREAVVYEFSNRMYQICDKRSVSCTIDRKHDADAVICDSELSSKLKSATYIGLKRMTGAAIQDEIPVVMSGAGHDAMALSHLTKVGMLFVRCRGGISHSPEEHVLDDDVWASGLAILAFIETQM; encoded by the exons ATGGCAACTGTTACACGTGTCACCAAGATAATCCATCATTCAGCCATTGATCCCAGCTCCATTTTCACCAGCTGTTTCCGTAATTCATTGGTCTTCGTTTGCTATTTGGTGCTTGTGCTTTCTTCAAACATTTCTCCCTCTTTCGGgctttttg atgaaaacagAGGGAGTGATTTGTACCCAGAAATTTTGAGGGATGAAGTTGTGGCAAGACTCCATCAGCTTGGAGGG GTAAGTGATGGTGATGGATATCTTGAGAGGACATTCATGAGCCCAGCGGCTGTGAGGGCAGGAAATCTTATCCGGGAATGGATGGAAGATGCGGGTTTGAGAAC GTGGGTTGATTCCTTGGGAAACGTACATGGTCGAGTTGAGGGAAGGAATGCTAGTGCTGAAGCTCTGTTAATGGGTTCCCATTTG GATACTGTTGTTGATGCTGGGAAATTTGATGGTTCATTAGGCATCATTTCTGTGTTAGCTGCATTAAAGGTTTTGAATATCAATGGGAAGTTGGGAGAACTAAGCCGGCCAGTTGAG GTAATAGCATTTAGTGATGAAGAGGGAGTAAGGTTTCAGTCTACATTCTTAGGCAGCGCTGCTGTAGCCGGAATTTTGCCAGTTTCAGCACTTAAAATAACCGATAAAAG TGATTTAACAATTCAAGATGCTCTTAAGAAGAACTCCATAGAAATTACAGAGGAGAACTTGTTGCACCTCAAATATGACCCGAAGTCAGTCTGGGGTTATGTTGAG ATTCATATTGAACAAGGACCTGTACTAGAATGGGTTGGCTTTCCTCTAGCAGTGGTTAAAGGCATAGCTGGACAGACACGACTAAAG GTTACAATGAGAGGCTCTCAGGGGCATGCTGGAACAGTGCCAATGTCTATGCGACATGACCCTATGGCCGCTGCCGCTGAAGCGATTGTGTTATTAGAAAGTTTATGTAAACATCCTCAAGATTTTCTGTCTTTTGATGGCCATTGTAAAAGTTTCTCAATGGAATCACTTTCTACTTCACTAGTTTGTACTGTTGGAGAGATATCAACTTGGCCGAGTGCAAGCAATGTCATTCCAGGCCAG GTAACGTTCACCGTAGATTTGCGCACTATAGATGATATGGGACGTGAAGCTGttgtttatgaattttctaaCCGAATGTATCAAATATGTGATAAACGTTCAGTTTCTTGTACAATTGATCGTAAG CATGATGCAGATGCAGTCATTTGTGATTCTGAGTTGAGTTCAAAGCTAAAGTCTGCAACTTATATTGGACTCAAGAGAATGACAGGTGCTGCCATTCAGGATGAAATTCCTGTTGTGATGAGCGGAGCAGGACATGATGCAATGGCTCTGTCTCATTTAACCAAg GTGGGAATGCTTTTTGTGCGCTGTCGAGGAGGCATAAGTCACTCCCCTGAAGAGCATGTATTGGATGATGATGTTTGGGCGTCTGGTTTGGCAATTTTGGCCTTCATAGAGACTCAGATgtga
- the LOC109948563 gene encoding DNA damage-repair/toleration protein DRT100-like — MILNLGHNKFTGNIPLWLGSKLSGLIVLQLRSNLLSGHIPHHFCNLVSLRVLDLSHNNFSGTIPKCLKNMRALVEVEAVSVGFSIQGRTTITSKGKELEYGDDQLASWGNLIDLSSNNFEGEIPEQIGSMVELSTLNLSMNRLTGEIPSSIGKLCLLETLDLSHNLLSGHIPQNFSSLTFLSHLNLSYNNLIGKIPSGNQLQTLDDPSIYEHNPSLCGAPLSSVCPTDDTKTGQTFHIEDHSKDEKERFWFYVSMALGFIIGFWVVCGTLVLKKSWRYAYFNFFDNVKEKVALTIALKVAGWQGRL, encoded by the coding sequence ATGATACTTAATCTTGGACACAACAAATTCACTGGAAACATACCTTTAtggcttggatcaaaattatCAGGATTGATAGTGTTACAACTGCGATCCAACCTTTTAAGTGGGCATATCCCTCACCATTTCTGCAATCTTGTCAGCCTTCGCGTCCTAGACCTTTCACACAACAACTTTTCAGGGACCATTCCCAAGTGTTTGAAAAATATGCGTGCTCTTGTTGAAGTTGAGGCTGTAAGCGTGGGTTTCTCAATCCAAGGAAGAACAACAATAACGTCAAAAGGCAAAGAGCTCGAATATGGAGATGACCAGTTAGCCTCGTGGGGAAACTTGATTGATCTTTCGTCAAACAATTTTGAAGGTGAAATCCCTGAACAAATAGGCAGTATGGTTGAATTGAGTACGTTGAACTTGTCAATGAATCGATTAACTGGAGAGATTCCTTCAAGCATCGGAAAATTATGTCTTCTTGAAACTCTTGATCTCTCACACAACCTGCTTTCAGGACATATCCCTcaaaacttttcttctttaaccTTCTTATCTCACTTGAACTTATCTTACAACAACTTGATTGGAAAAATACCTTCAGGAAACCAACTCCAAACCCTCGATGATCCATCCATTTATGAACACAATCCGTCACTGTGTGGGGCTCCTCTTTCATCTGTATGCCCTACAGATGACACAAAAACAGGACAAACTTTTCATATAGAAGATCACAGTAAAGATGAAAAGGAAAGGTTTTGGTTTTACGTCAGCATGGCACTTGGTTTCATCATAGGCTTTTGGGTTGTTTGTGGAACATTGGTCCTTAAAAAGTCATGGAGGTATgcctattttaatttctttgacaACGTCAAAGAGAAGGTGGCATTAACAATTGCATTGAAAGTAGCTGGTTGGCAAGGGAGATTGTGA